One part of the Miscanthus floridulus cultivar M001 unplaced genomic scaffold, ASM1932011v1 fs_187_1_2, whole genome shotgun sequence genome encodes these proteins:
- the LOC136530724 gene encoding signal recognition particle subunit SRP54 2-like: protein MVMSQLSGSIKGALARMSKAMVVDEKVLNDCVNEISRALLQADVRFETVRGVQASIKSTVNLQALADGTNKRRVIHRAVVAELRRMLDPGTGKPSFTPSKGRKPASVVMFVGLQGSGKTTTCVKYADYHRRTKGFSPALVCADTFRAGALDQLKQSATKAGIPFYGSHTESDPVKVAVDGVDRFRNEEGCDLIVVDTSGRHRQEAALLEEMRQVAGATRPDLVVLVMDASIGQAAFEQAQAFRQSAPVGAVIVTKMDGHAKGGGALSAVAATKSPVIFVGTGEHIPDLEAFDAKSFVSRLLGLGDLSGFMDKIIHDVIPGPADHNRSPYQILGELIKKGNFTLRDLRKLFRAVQSMGPLGQLVSMIPGGLISDKYNDKGGMKRYMTMMDSMTDAELDGSSSPKLMNQSRINRVARGSGRPVREVVDMLEEHKRMAKMMSKLPNVKRPNDINHIANAIPQELLNRFGGKFGLQKLIRQMGAPQS from the coding sequence ATGGTGATGTCGCAGCTAAGCGGGAGCATCAAAGGCGCGCTAGCGCGGATGTCCAAGGCAATGGTGGTGGACGAGAAGGTGCTCAACGACTGCGTAAACGAGATCTCGCGCGCGCTCCTGCAGGCCGACGTCCGCTTCGAGACGGTCCGCGGCGTGCAGGCCAGCATCAAGAGCACCGTCAACCTGCAGGCGCTCGCGGACGGCACCAACAAGCGCCGCGTCATCCATCGGGCCGTCGTGGCCGAGCTGCGCCGGATGCTGGACCCCGGGACCGGGAAGCCGTCCTTCACCCCGAGCAAAGGGAGGAAGCCGGCCAGCGTGGTGATGTTCGTCGGCCTGCAGGGCTCCGGGAAGACCACCACCTGCGTCAAGTACGCGGACTACCACCGCCGGACGAAGGGGTTCAGCCCGGCGCTGGTCTGCGCCGACACGTTCCGCGCGGGCGCCTTGGACCAGCTGAAGCAGAGCGCGACGAAAGCCGGCATCCCGTTCTACGGGAGCCACACCGAGTCGGACCCCGTGAAGGTCGCCGTCGACGGCGTGGACAGGTTCAGGAACGAGGAGGGCTGCGACCTCATCGTGGTGGACACGAGCGGGCGCCACAGGCAGGAGGCCGCGCTCCTGGAGGAGATGCGGCAGGTCGCGGGCGCCACGAGGCCGGACCTGGTGGTGTTGGTGATGGACGCCAGCATCGGCCAGGCCGCGTTCGAGCAGGCGCAGGCGTTCAGGCAGAGCGCCCCGGTCGGCGCCGTGATCGTCACCAAGATGGATGGCCACGCCAAGGGCGGCGGCGCGCTCAGCGCCGTCGCGGCCACGAAAAGCCCTGTGATCTTCGTCGGGACCGGAGAGCATATTCCAGACCTGGAGGCCTTCGACGCCAAGTCCTTCGTGAGCCGCCTGCTAGGCTTGGGAGACCTGTCTGGCTTCATGGACAAGATCATCCATGATGTAATTCCTGGTCCTGCTGATCACAACAGATCACCGTATCAGATTCTGGGGGAGCTGATAAAAAAGGGAAACTTCACGCTCAGAGATCTGCGCAAGCTGTTCCGGGCAGTGCAGAGTATGGGTCCTCTTGGGCAGCTCGTCTCTATGATACCTGGTGGACTCATTAGCGACAAGTACAATGACAAGGGCGGGATGAAGAGGTACATGACCATGATGGACTCCATGACTGATGCGGAGCTTGACGGGAGCAGCAGCCCGAAGCTGATGAACCAGTCGCGGATCAACCGGGTGGCTCGGGGGTCCGGCAGGCCCGTCAGGGAAGTGGTGGACATGCTGGAGGAGCACAAGCGAATGGCCAAAATGATGAGCAAGTTGCCAAACGTCAAGAGACCCAACGACATAAATCACATAGCCAATGCCATCCCTCAGGAGCTGCTCAATCGGTTTGGTGGCAAATTTGGGCTGCAGAAACTCATCAGACAAATGGGCGCCCCCCAAAGTTGA